The proteins below come from a single Erysipelothrix piscisicarius genomic window:
- a CDS encoding HAD family hydrolase, which yields MIKLIATDMDHTLLDDDSNLPCNFEEVLAELKNNNIHMVLASGRTLFSIKKKAHDYIDDLSFVSDNGAIVEHQGKILYQSVFSKRDIKIVTEVFRQCKETSIIASGINCAYVELGDPVHEQYLEEYYPGFVIVDDLTDVDLNFVKITACSLHHTVSNFQEIVQSALNGTFNAVTAGAVWIDVMNSDVNKGQGIQHLLQTLNIDAADIVTFGDYHNDIQMLKLAGRSYAVSNAHEDVKRIVTEVIDSNNNNAVMNQIQKLITK from the coding sequence ATGATTAAATTAATAGCAACTGATATGGATCACACGCTTTTAGATGATGATTCAAATCTTCCTTGTAATTTTGAAGAGGTGCTTGCGGAGCTCAAGAACAACAACATCCATATGGTACTTGCAAGTGGTCGCACCCTCTTTAGCATTAAGAAGAAGGCCCATGATTATATCGATGATCTTTCGTTTGTTTCTGATAATGGTGCGATCGTTGAACATCAGGGTAAGATACTTTATCAATCTGTCTTTTCAAAACGCGATATTAAGATTGTTACCGAGGTTTTTAGACAATGCAAAGAAACATCGATTATCGCTTCCGGTATTAATTGCGCCTATGTCGAACTTGGTGATCCAGTCCACGAACAATATCTTGAAGAGTATTATCCTGGCTTTGTTATCGTCGATGACTTAACAGACGTTGATCTTAATTTCGTTAAAATAACTGCATGCAGTCTTCATCACACCGTTTCTAATTTCCAAGAGATCGTACAATCAGCTCTAAACGGAACCTTTAATGCCGTTACAGCTGGCGCGGTGTGGATCGATGTTATGAACTCTGATGTTAATAAAGGACAAGGAATCCAGCACCTTCTACAAACGCTTAATATCGATGCTGCGGACATTGTTACGTTTGGTGACTATCACAACGACATCCAGATGTTAAAGCTCGCTGGACGCTCGTATGCCGTTTCTAACGCACACGAAGATGTGAAGCGAATCGTTACTGAGGTAATTGATTCAAATAACAATAATGCGGTAATGAATCAAATTCAAAAATTAATCACTAAATAA
- the serS gene encoding serine--tRNA ligase, with protein MLDINLFRTNPELIKDNLKKKFQDHKENMVDEIIALDIEYRGIKTRADELRGQRNALSKQIGQLMGQKKIEEANAVKEQVQAFALELKEIEEREEPLFEKIKGLMMEIPNIIADDVPIGKDDSENVERYTVGEIIDKGFDVPYHTDIMESFGGIDLDAARKVAGAGFYYLQKDIARLHSAVTTYARDFMIDRGYDYGIPPFMIHRDVVSGVMSFEEMENMMYKIEGEDLYLIGTSEHSMIGKYIDTIIDGETLPHKLTSYSPCFRKEVGAHGIEERGVYRIHQFEKQEMVVVCHPNDSAALFEELYHNSVDFFRTLDIPVRVLECCSGDLADLKNKSVDVEAWSPRQKKYFEVGSCSNLTDAQARRLKIRIDTPEGRVYAHTLNNTVVAPPRMLIAFLENNLQADGSVLIPEALQPYMGFNKKIEPNQ; from the coding sequence ATGTTAGATATTAATCTATTTAGAACGAATCCTGAGCTTATTAAGGACAACCTTAAGAAGAAATTCCAAGATCATAAGGAAAATATGGTAGATGAAATCATTGCTTTGGATATCGAATACCGCGGTATTAAAACACGTGCGGATGAATTAAGAGGGCAACGTAATGCTTTAAGTAAGCAAATCGGCCAACTTATGGGACAAAAGAAGATTGAAGAAGCAAATGCTGTAAAGGAACAGGTACAGGCCTTCGCCCTTGAACTAAAAGAAATCGAAGAGAGAGAAGAACCTCTATTTGAAAAAATTAAAGGTTTGATGATGGAAATCCCTAATATTATTGCGGATGACGTTCCTATCGGAAAAGATGATAGCGAAAATGTAGAACGTTATACTGTAGGTGAAATTATCGATAAAGGCTTCGATGTTCCTTACCATACGGATATTATGGAGTCATTTGGTGGAATTGATCTTGATGCCGCACGTAAGGTTGCCGGAGCAGGATTCTACTATTTACAAAAAGACATTGCGAGACTTCATTCAGCGGTGACAACTTATGCCCGTGATTTCATGATTGATCGTGGATATGACTATGGAATCCCTCCATTTATGATTCATCGTGACGTTGTTAGTGGTGTTATGAGTTTTGAAGAGATGGAAAACATGATGTATAAAATTGAAGGTGAAGACCTTTATCTTATCGGTACGAGTGAACACTCAATGATAGGTAAGTATATCGATACAATTATTGATGGAGAAACGCTCCCACACAAACTTACCAGCTACTCACCATGTTTCCGAAAAGAAGTGGGCGCGCACGGTATTGAAGAACGCGGTGTATACCGTATACACCAATTTGAGAAACAAGAAATGGTAGTCGTTTGTCATCCAAATGATAGTGCAGCACTCTTTGAAGAACTTTATCATAATTCAGTAGATTTCTTTAGAACCCTTGATATTCCTGTACGTGTACTCGAATGTTGTTCCGGAGACCTTGCCGATTTAAAAAACAAGAGTGTTGATGTAGAAGCATGGAGTCCTAGACAGAAAAAATATTTTGAAGTTGGAAGTTGCTCAAATTTAACAGATGCACAAGCGCGTCGATTAAAAATACGTATTGACACACCAGAAGGACGTGTTTACGCACATACCTTAAACAATACGGTAGTAGCACCACCACGAATGCTTATCGCCTTTTTAGAAAACAATCTTCAAGCAGACGGAAGCGTACTTATACCAGAAGCATTACAACCCTATATGGGATTTAATAAAAAAATAGAGCCGAATCAATAG